The segment AGACGGCAATGACAAATCATAATTGCTCTTTGGTCGTATGATTAATTTTTCATGATCATCAGATGTCATAAAAAAGCTGTTACTCTCAGAATCCCAAAAGTGATCAACTAGATGATGTCCTAGTTTAACTGCTAGATTCAGGTATTTTGCCTCAGGTTCAATCTCAAAGACATCAAGTAGTGCGTTTGCAAAATAAGAGTAATCTTCCAAATAGCCATCTATTTTTGCCACATTGTTTTTGTAAGTTCGTAATAATTTAGTATCATCAAGTAGTTTTGTTTCAATAAATGAAACACAGTTTTTTGCGGCATCCAAATATTTTACTTCTCTAGTTACACGATACCCTTTAGCAAATGCTGTGATCATCAATGCATTCCATGATGTGAGTACTTTATCATCTAACCCAGGAGAAACTCGTTTTGAACGAACATTTAATAATTTTTCAGAGCAACGTACAAGAATTTCTTTAATTTTTTCTTCAGGCATACCAAAATGAAATGCTACTGCAGAAATGTTGATGTTATTGCACAAAATGCTGTTTCCTTCCCAATTGCCACCATCAGTGACATCATAGTATAAACAAAATATCTCAGCATCGTCACCAAGTATCTCTTTTATCTCACTTTTCTTCCATACGTAGAACTTTCCTTCTACACCTTCTGAATCAGCATCATATGCCGAATAAAATCCACCTTCTTTTGAAGTCATCTCCCTTAGAACAAATCCCAAAGTCTTGTGAAGAACCTCAAGATAGAATGGGTCTTTGGTAATCTGATAGGCTTCAGCATAATTTACTGGAATCAAGGCATTATCGTAAAGCATCTTCTCAAAATGAGGAACAAGCCACTTTGCATCAGTAGAGTATCGATGAAATCCTCCGCCTATCTGGTCAAAGATTCCGCCTTTGGCCATTTTATTTAGAGTTTTGAGCGCAAATTCATTAAATTTTGATAGTCCTGTAAGTTTTGCGTATCTAAACAAAAATGAAACATTAGCAGCATTTGGAAATTTTGGTGCAGAACCAAACCCGCCATATGCTGCATCTCCAAGATGAAATAAATTCATTGCAGCTTCATCAAGAATAATTTTTTCTAGTGTAGATGGAATTTTTACAGTCTCTGCTTTTTGCAATGCAAATAGAAAGTTATCAGCAGACTTTTCAATGTCTTTTGGTTTTTCTTTCCAAGCTTGTGCCAGTTGTCTTGTTATACTTCCAAAACCTGGACGACCATAAGAATCCAAAACTGGAAAGTAAGTTCCAACGTAAAATGGTTTTTGATCAGGAGTCAGAAAAATACTAAGAGGCCATCCGCCCTGACCTGTTGCTATCTGACAAACTTTTTGATATATATCATCAAGGTCGGGTCTTTCTTCTCTGTCAACTTTGATGCTTACAAAATTTTCATTCATAAATTTTGCAACTTCGTCATTTTCAAATGATTCGTGTGCCATTACATGACACCAATGGCAAGCACTATACCCTACACTAAGAAAGATTGGCTTGTTTTCATCTTTAGCTTTTTTTAGAGATTCGTCATTCCAAGCATACCAGTCAACTGGGTTTTCTGCATGTTGAAGTAAATACGGACTGGTTTCATGAATCAGATGATTTTTTGCCATGATTAATCAAGTTCCTTTTGTTATTTGTATCTAATTGACTAGTAAAAGATGCCTCTGCCTTCTTCTAATTCATAAATTCGTGTATTGATTTTATTCAATAGTTTTTGTTTTGATTTTTGGGCTTTTTTGTCATGACTGTAATCTTTTTTTTCAAGTAATTCTTGTAATCGTTTTAATTGCTCTAATGTTAGTTTTTTGAAGTCATTTTTTGATCTTGAAACAATTTGGAGCAGAGTTACTCGTTCACGGTCTTCTGCAGAGATATCAGTCATGATTGTTAGTTGATTAGGATCTTTATTTTTCTAATGAATGACATAGGCTCACAGAACTTTATCATCATTTTGGAAATGAAAATGGATGCGGATAGACGTGAAAAATAAAAAAATGAGATTATGGTGCAATAATCACCAAATCATCTGAAGAATTTAATGGATCAGTTCCATCAACATTTACTTCTTGACCGTCAAACACTCCTCCATTGTCAGTATCTGGATTCAATGGATCAGTTCCTAAAAGGAACTCTTCATCATCAGTCAATCCATCACTATCAGAATCTACTGGAACATTACAAGTGTTTGTCGGATCTGCAGGACATTCATCCTCCGCATCAGGAATGCCATCACCATCAGAATCTACTGGTTCTGGTTCAATGATTGGACACCCATCTTCAGGTGCTGGAATGATATCCATGTCATGATTTTTTTCATGAGCAGCCACTGCATTTTCTGGAATGCTAATTAGGATGTATTGCATTTCCTCATCGTCAAAATGACAAATGTCAATTTTGTTGTGTCCTGGAGCTGTGGCTTTGTCTGCCATAGCGGGAGCAATTGCGGAAATTCCCATCATAATTGCAAACATTGCGATTGCAGTTATTGCTAGTTTTGTCATTGCTCATATAATTATGAAACTTTTCATAAGAACATCGCTGTATTTTTGAACAAAAAAAATTATGAAAAATGAATTGAAGTGAACGAGATTGAATAAAAATGAAACAAGGCGATTTTACATTGGAAATTCATCAGAATGAATCTTGGTCATTTTGGATTTAATTGAAATTCTTTTATTGATTCTAGCTAGCGAACGATTTGCAATTTCCATTCCATATTCTTTTCTTAATTGAGACATCATCCTTGAGCGAACCCTTCCAAATCTATGTTTTTCAGTAATAATTTTTTCTTCACATTCTAGTTCAGTATCCAAATTATCGTGATCTTTTACCATATGACATAGCCACAAAGATATTTCAAAAAGGAAATTGTGTTCAAAATACACAACAATAGAAATCATAAGTAATTCTTAAAAATAAACCACATGGACTCACATGCCATTGTGTGGATAAA is part of the Nitrosarchaeum sp. genome and harbors:
- a CDS encoding thioredoxin domain-containing protein, coding for MAKNHLIHETSPYLLQHAENPVDWYAWNDESLKKAKDENKPIFLSVGYSACHWCHVMAHESFENDEVAKFMNENFVSIKVDREERPDLDDIYQKVCQIATGQGGWPLSIFLTPDQKPFYVGTYFPVLDSYGRPGFGSITRQLAQAWKEKPKDIEKSADNFLFALQKAETVKIPSTLEKIILDEAAMNLFHLGDAAYGGFGSAPKFPNAANVSFLFRYAKLTGLSKFNEFALKTLNKMAKGGIFDQIGGGFHRYSTDAKWLVPHFEKMLYDNALIPVNYAEAYQITKDPFYLEVLHKTLGFVLREMTSKEGGFYSAYDADSEGVEGKFYVWKKSEIKEILGDDAEIFCLYYDVTDGGNWEGNSILCNNINISAVAFHFGMPEEKIKEILVRCSEKLLNVRSKRVSPGLDDKVLTSWNALMITAFAKGYRVTREVKYLDAAKNCVSFIETKLLDDTKLLRTYKNNVAKIDGYLEDYSYFANALLDVFEIEPEAKYLNLAVKLGHHLVDHFWDSESNSFFMTSDDHEKLIIRPKSNYDLSLPSGNSVSCFVMLRLYHLTQEEKFLKIATQIMESQAQIAAENPFGFGYLLNTIYTYLQRPTEITIINSENSEICNFLYSKFLPESIMVSINNESQLENLSKFPFFAGKSYNDKTSVFVCKNFTCSLPLETIGEINSNL
- a CDS encoding type IV secretion protein Rhs, producing the protein MTKLAITAIAMFAIMMGISAIAPAMADKATAPGHNKIDICHFDDEEMQYILISIPENAVAAHEKNHDMDIIPAPEDGCPIIEPEPVDSDGDGIPDAEDECPADPTNTCNVPVDSDSDGLTDDEEFLLGTDPLNPDTDNGGVFDGQEVNVDGTDPLNSSDDLVIIAP